The following proteins come from a genomic window of Kwoniella shandongensis chromosome 7, complete sequence:
- a CDS encoding urate oxidase encodes MSEPGYLSAARYGKDLVKVCRVVRDGTQHHVVEYVIRVLLEGEIETSYTEADNSVVVATDTMKNTCHVFAKTSPHVLDPPMFALHLGLHFVNKYDHIKKSFIDIISLKWSRISVDGQPHKWSFVRDGDEKGLVELAVDATKGVDAVTADLKVGLKDLLVLKTGGSSFEKFHRDEFTTLPEVADRLFSTSVALTATVTLPPNTPLTIDNLTSIAKELDFPTMTSLIRKDVLDTFATDESASVQATLYLTLQNILKSCPAIKDASMALPNKHYIAINLKPFGLDNGSTYEGGAEVFHPTADPSGLITATVTRK; translated from the exons ATGTCTGAACCTGGTTATCTCTCCGCAGCGCGATATG GCAAAGATCTCGTCAAGGTCTGTCGAGTAGTCCGAGACGGGACACAACACCATGTCGTCGAGTATGTGatccgag TCCTCCTCGAAGGAGAGATCGAAACTTCGTACACGGAGGCTGACAACAGCGTCGTGGTCGCTACTGAcacga TGAAGAACACATGTCATG TGTTCGCCAAGACCTCTCCACATGTCCTTGATCCACCTATGTTCGCGCTTCATCTCGGTCTTCACTTTGTCAACAAGTACGACCACATCAAGAAGTCCTTTATCGATATCATCTCACTGAAATGGAGTCGAATTAGC GTCGACGGACAACCGCACAAGTGGTCTTTCGTGCGAGATGGGGACGAGAAAGGTCTTGTGGAGTTGGCCGTGGATGCGACCAAGGGTGTTGACGCAGTTACCGCTGACCTTAAAGTCGGATTGAAGGATCTGCTTG TGCTCAAGACTGGTGGATCCTCATTTGAAAAGTTCCACCGGGACGAGTTCACCACTCTTCCTG AGGTCGCCGACcgactcttctccacctctgtcgCCCTGACTGCCACcgtcactcttcctcccaacACCCCTCTTACCATTGATAacctcacctccatcgcTAAGGAGCTCGATTTCCCCACTATGACAAGTCTGATCCGAAAAGATGTGCTGGACACATTCGCAACGGATGAGAGCGCAAGTGTGCAAGCAACGCTGTATTTGACTCTGCAGAACATCCTAAAGTCATGTCCTGCGATCAAGGATGCGTCGATGGCATTGCCCAACAAGCATTATAT TGCAATCAACCTCAAGCCTTTCGGCCTCGATAATGGATCGACATACGAAGGCGGAGCCGAGGTGTTCCACCCTACAGCCGATCCCAGTGGTCTCATCACAGCGACTGTGACCAGGAAGTAA